ATAGTCTCTAACAATTCTTCACTTAAATTTTCAACATTCTTATTTAAATTTTGCATCTGTTCTAAAGAGCTAAATTGTGCTAATTGCGCTATAAATTCCTTGTCTTCCATTGGATTTAAAGGATCTTGATTAGCTAATTGTGTTGTTAATAATCTTAAAAAAGCATCTTTATCTAAATCGTTTTTTTTAGTTTCTAAAGGTTTTTTATTATCTATTTCATCATCAATATAACGAATATGTTCTTTATATTCTATATTACCTATTTTCATATTAACACCTCCTTAAGCCAATAAATTTATACTCCCTTTTTCATTTATAATTGGTAATGTATTTTGCAGGTATGTCTCTTTTTCTATTAATTCTTTATTTTTAATTTTTAATTTAGTTGATGATTTATTCTGCTTTTTGTTTGAATTAAAATCTAAATCACTTTCTCTTTTAAAATCTTCATTTGTTCCTACAAACACCTCAAAAGCCTTTATTTCCAATCCATTTTCTCTCATATCTTCTTTAAGTTGATACAAATTTGCCTCTATAATATCTTTGGTTTTGTAATTATCTACCATTATTTTTGCTAATATAGATCCTTTCTCCATTTCCATCTTCAACAATAAATCTCCAAGAATTTCTGGTTTTAATTTAATTTTTACTTCTTGCTTAGAATTTTCTAAATTTACTTTCACCTTATCAACTATTTGCTTAAATATATCTTTATAATCTACTTGTTGAAGTTTTTGTTCATTTGACTCAATGTTTTCTGAATCAAATTTCTCATTAATAATTCCAAATATTAAATTATTATAGTCATTTTTAAATTCATTATTAAATTCAGGCTGTTCTCCTACAACTTCTTGTTCATTAACAATTAACATTTCATCTGCTATAACTGCTTCATCTTCAGATACAAATTCTTTTTTTAATAATTCAGTTGATCTTATTTTATCTTCTTGAATATCAAAATAATCTTCCATTGTTGAACCAATCATTAAGTCATCTATATCTTCTAACTCTTCTATATTTTTATTACTATTACTATTTTTAATATCATTATTATTCTTTATGTTATTATCTTCTAAATCCCTTCTTGTAAATATTTGCCTGTCTAAATTAGCAAAATCATCTTTTTTTATTGCATCCTTAAATTTACTTAATATTTCTTCTAAAGTATCATAAATACTTTCTATTATTAATTTTTCTTCTGTATTATTTTTAATTTTAGGTAAAAGAGCTTCAATATTTTCAATTAACTCTATCACTTCATTTAACGTTAAATCCTCCAATAATAAGTTGTCTAATAAATGTTCAATTTTTATATTTTTAACATCTTGAAAGTTGATATTTTGAAACTTTAGAAGATCAAATTCACTAGATATATTTTTAATTTCTAAATCATCTAATTCTTCTATTAGTTTTAATAATGAACTTATTAAAACTAATAGTTCATCTTTTACTTCCTCTCCTTTATTTTTATTTCTTTTATCAGTAGGTAACTCATCTTGAATATGTTTTTTAGTGATTCCATTTTTAAATTTTGTTTTTTTACTAGAACCTTTATATTGCTTATTAATATTGCCTATTTCATTTTGTTCCTTTATATATTTTTCAAATTTTTTAGCAAAATTTTCTTGATTTTTTTTAGCAGATTTAATAGCAGAAAAATTGCCATTAGATGTTTTTATATCTTCTAAAATAGAATTTACATTTAACACTTTTTCACCTCCTTTCATAATAGTTGAATTTAAATTTGAGGTTCAGCTAACTTTTGAGTTAATTTAGAAGCTTTATCAGTACTTATATAGTTCATAATATTAGATAAAGCCTTGTTTTTCATTCTAGATAATACATCTATAACTATGCTAGAATCAGAAATTTCATAAGCTGGTTCGGAAAATATTTCTAATTGTGTTACAGTTGCATCATTATCCATCATCTTCTCTACAATCTTTGCAACTTTATCAGGGCTCATCTTTTCATATACAGTAACTAGATCATTAATTTTTTCGTTATATTCTGTCATAAATTGTATAGTTTTACTAATTTCTGTAGTTATAGACTCTTCTTCTCCACTTAATTCTTCTTCCCTTCTAATTACATTAAATAGTTCTTGTATAAATTCATCATCATTTATTTTTGATAGTATTTCTGCTGATTTGAGTACAGATAAATTTTTATAAATAATTCCTAATTCATTCATATTAT
This portion of the Keratinibaculum paraultunense genome encodes:
- a CDS encoding flagellar hook-length control protein FliK, with the protein product MLNVNSILEDIKTSNGNFSAIKSAKKNQENFAKKFEKYIKEQNEIGNINKQYKGSSKKTKFKNGITKKHIQDELPTDKRNKNKGEEVKDELLVLISSLLKLIEELDDLEIKNISSEFDLLKFQNINFQDVKNIKIEHLLDNLLLEDLTLNEVIELIENIEALLPKIKNNTEEKLIIESIYDTLEEILSKFKDAIKKDDFANLDRQIFTRRDLEDNNIKNNNDIKNSNSNKNIEELEDIDDLMIGSTMEDYFDIQEDKIRSTELLKKEFVSEDEAVIADEMLIVNEQEVVGEQPEFNNEFKNDYNNLIFGIINEKFDSENIESNEQKLQQVDYKDIFKQIVDKVKVNLENSKQEVKIKLKPEILGDLLLKMEMEKGSILAKIMVDNYKTKDIIEANLYQLKEDMRENGLEIKAFEVFVGTNEDFKRESDLDFNSNKKQNKSSTKLKIKNKELIEKETYLQNTLPIINEKGSINLLA